In Lysobacter firmicutimachus, one genomic interval encodes:
- a CDS encoding TfoX/Sxy family protein encodes MSDDFIAHLRDLAADFGALSARRMFGGYGLYHDGLMIGLVADETLYLKTDETSRPRFLAAGCEPFVYDRQRKPIEMSYWTVPESAMDSPQDMRPWLRLAFEAALRKAKAPAKKKPSRRR; translated from the coding sequence ATGAGCGACGACTTCATCGCCCACCTGCGCGACCTCGCCGCCGATTTCGGCGCGCTGAGCGCGCGGCGCATGTTCGGCGGCTACGGCCTGTACCACGACGGCCTGATGATCGGCCTGGTCGCCGACGAGACCTTGTACCTGAAGACCGACGAGACCAGCCGCCCCCGTTTTCTCGCCGCCGGCTGCGAGCCCTTCGTCTACGACCGCCAGCGCAAGCCGATCGAGATGAGCTACTGGACCGTGCCCGAATCGGCGATGGATTCGCCGCAGGACATGCGGCCGTGGCTGCGGCTGGCGTTCGAAGCGGCGCTGCGCAAGGCCAAGGCGCCGGCCAAGAAGAAGCCCTCGCGGCGGCGCTGA
- a CDS encoding LysR substrate-binding domain-containing protein yields the protein MALRADWLPALAAFEAAARHQNFAHAAEELHLTASAVSHHVRKLESRLGVSLFQRHARGVALTAQGRQLADAAGTALADVDGVLRSLRLARDDRDRVRITTLHSLTYTWLLPRLPEFTRAHPQIQLSLDTEIALARFDDGGPDLGIRHGAGHWPGLTAHPLMDDSLFPVASPRMPGIERVRTPAQIAELPLIADHARQGWHDWFRAADVHGCKLEERYTFSDTTDAMMAAAQGLGVALARAQIAVPYLRSGQLQRLPGPAMPARWGYYAIYPAHRRLRPAAKTFLDWLLAVDKGDPPPV from the coding sequence ATGGCATTGCGCGCGGACTGGCTGCCGGCCCTGGCGGCGTTCGAGGCGGCGGCGCGGCACCAGAACTTCGCCCACGCCGCCGAGGAACTGCATCTGACCGCCAGCGCGGTCAGCCATCACGTGCGCAAGTTGGAAAGCCGGCTCGGTGTCAGCCTGTTCCAGCGCCACGCCCGCGGCGTGGCGCTGACCGCGCAGGGCCGCCAACTCGCCGACGCCGCCGGCACCGCGCTGGCCGATGTCGACGGGGTGCTGCGCAGCCTGCGCCTGGCCCGCGACGACCGCGACCGGGTCCGCATCACCACCCTGCACTCGCTGACCTACACCTGGCTGCTGCCGCGCCTGCCCGAGTTCACCCGCGCCCATCCGCAGATCCAGCTCAGCCTGGACACCGAGATCGCCCTGGCCCGGTTCGACGACGGCGGCCCCGACCTGGGCATCCGCCACGGCGCCGGCCACTGGCCTGGGTTGACCGCACACCCACTGATGGACGACAGCCTGTTCCCGGTCGCCTCGCCGCGCATGCCCGGTATCGAACGCGTGCGCACGCCGGCGCAGATCGCCGAGCTGCCGCTGATCGCCGACCATGCGCGCCAGGGCTGGCACGACTGGTTCCGCGCCGCCGACGTGCACGGCTGCAAGCTCGAAGAGCGCTACACCTTCAGCGATACCACCGACGCGATGATGGCGGCCGCGCAAGGCCTGGGCGTGGCGCTGGCGCGGGCGCAGATCGCCGTGCCCTATCTGCGCTCGGGCCAGTTGCAGCGCCTGCCCGGACCGGCGATGCCGGCGCGCTGGGGCTACTACGCGATCTACCCCGCCCACCGCCGCCTGCGTCCGGCGGCCAAGACCTTCCTCGACTGGCTGCTGGCGGTCGACAAGGGCGACCCGCCGCCGGTCTGA
- a CDS encoding cupin domain-containing protein gives MSLIDLLATSAELPAAWRSTVVGRFGNANFKLLRMDAGAYEEETHDFAEGLLVLDGSMRLSIGEEIVEVGAGQLYVVPAGVAHAVAPGSRGTLAILDV, from the coding sequence ATGAGCCTCATCGACCTGCTTGCGACCTCCGCCGAATTGCCCGCCGCCTGGCGCTCGACCGTGGTCGGCCGCTTCGGCAACGCCAATTTCAAGTTGTTGCGCATGGACGCCGGCGCCTACGAGGAAGAGACCCACGATTTCGCCGAGGGCCTGCTGGTGCTCGACGGATCGATGCGCCTGAGCATCGGCGAGGAGATCGTCGAAGTCGGCGCCGGGCAGTTGTACGTGGTGCCTGCGGGCGTGGCCCATGCGGTGGCGCCGGGCAGCCGCGGCACGCTGGCGATTTTGGACGTCTGA
- a CDS encoding DMT family transporter — protein MRSPELAASVTPDGSASSAVAVTDSARAGWRTPLELTVLGAIWGGSFLFMRVAAKDFGALPLVEMRLGLGALILLPFLWKARESFRGAGIWAKLAMIGLINSAVPFVLFAWAAQRAPAGIGAITNSMAVLFTALVGFLFFGEKIGVQRAIALLAGFAGVVVLASGKTAGASIGWAVAAGCTAAFLYGIGANLVRRQLTGLPAAAVAAATLGTSALLTLPFALAQWPTHAIPAKSWLSAALLGVLCTGIAFVMYYRLIQRIGAGRAVAVTYLVPLFGVAWGWMLLGEPLTATMLAAAVLILGSVALSQRAPK, from the coding sequence ATGCGTTCCCCCGAACTCGCCGCCAGCGTGACTCCCGACGGCTCCGCCTCTTCGGCCGTCGCCGTCACCGATTCCGCACGCGCCGGCTGGCGCACGCCGTTGGAACTGACCGTGCTCGGCGCGATCTGGGGCGGCTCGTTCCTGTTCATGCGCGTGGCCGCCAAGGACTTCGGCGCGCTGCCGCTGGTCGAGATGCGCCTGGGCCTGGGGGCGCTGATCCTGCTGCCGTTCCTGTGGAAGGCGCGCGAGTCGTTCCGCGGCGCCGGGATCTGGGCCAAGCTGGCCATGATCGGCCTGATCAATTCGGCGGTGCCGTTCGTGTTGTTCGCCTGGGCCGCGCAGCGTGCGCCGGCCGGGATCGGCGCGATCACCAATTCGATGGCGGTGTTGTTCACCGCCCTGGTCGGGTTCTTGTTCTTCGGCGAGAAGATCGGCGTGCAACGCGCGATCGCGCTGCTGGCCGGCTTCGCCGGCGTGGTGGTGCTGGCCAGCGGCAAGACCGCCGGCGCCAGCATCGGCTGGGCGGTGGCCGCCGGCTGCACCGCGGCCTTTTTGTACGGCATCGGCGCCAACCTGGTGCGGCGCCAGCTGACCGGCCTGCCGGCCGCCGCGGTCGCCGCGGCGACCCTGGGCACGTCGGCCCTGCTGACCCTGCCGTTCGCCCTCGCGCAATGGCCGACCCACGCGATCCCGGCCAAGTCCTGGCTGTCGGCGGCCCTGCTCGGCGTGCTCTGCACCGGCATCGCCTTCGTCATGTACTACCGCCTGATCCAGCGCATCGGCGCCGGCCGTGCGGTCGCGGTGACCTACCTGGTGCCGCTGTTCGGCGTCGCCTGGGGCTGGATGCTGCTCGGCGAACCGCTGACCGCGACCATGCTGGCGGCGGCCGTGCTGATCCTCGGCAGCGTAGCGTTGAGCCAGCGCGCGCCGAAGTAG
- a CDS encoding cyclase family protein translates to MTPLQHRVQFDFEIEFSNGGGLQGQGFRLDIDGDDIGDAELIDYIVRDLRLLMVGPARILNKRIIVEAHKRKDAALDSGRLRYVDLSHTIEDGLVTYPGLPAAHVCDYLSRERSREIYEAGTEFQIGRIDMVANTGTYIDCPSHRYADGKDLSQIGPEDCADLDAIVVRVPAGVQAIDVERFRDLELRGRAVLVHTGWDRHFATPAYADGHPFLTEAAALWLRDCGVKLVGIDSMNIDDTRGKARPVHSVLLGAGILIVEHLRNLAAVPDQGFRFSAVPPKVKGMGTFPVRALATLPG, encoded by the coding sequence TTGACCCCTCTCCAGCACCGCGTCCAGTTCGACTTCGAAATCGAGTTCAGCAACGGCGGCGGCCTCCAAGGCCAGGGTTTCCGCCTCGACATCGACGGCGACGACATCGGCGACGCCGAGTTGATCGACTACATCGTGCGCGACCTGCGTCTTCTGATGGTCGGACCGGCGCGTATCCTCAACAAGCGCATCATCGTCGAGGCGCACAAGCGCAAGGACGCCGCGCTCGACAGCGGCCGGCTGCGCTACGTCGACCTCAGCCACACTATCGAGGACGGGCTGGTGACCTATCCCGGCCTGCCCGCCGCGCACGTCTGCGACTACCTCAGCCGCGAGCGCTCGCGCGAGATCTACGAAGCGGGCACCGAGTTCCAGATCGGCCGCATCGACATGGTCGCCAATACCGGCACTTACATCGATTGCCCCTCGCACCGCTACGCCGACGGCAAGGACTTGTCGCAGATCGGCCCGGAAGACTGCGCCGACCTCGACGCGATCGTGGTGCGGGTGCCGGCGGGCGTGCAGGCGATCGATGTCGAACGCTTCCGCGACCTGGAATTGCGCGGTCGCGCGGTGCTGGTGCATACCGGTTGGGACCGTCACTTCGCCACGCCGGCCTACGCCGACGGCCACCCCTTCCTGACCGAAGCGGCGGCGCTGTGGCTGCGCGATTGCGGGGTCAAGCTGGTCGGCATCGATTCGATGAACATCGACGACACCCGCGGCAAGGCGCGGCCGGTGCACAGCGTGCTGCTCGGCGCCGGGATCTTGATCGTCGAGCACCTGCGCAACCTGGCCGCGGTGCCGGACCAGGGCTTCCGTTTCAGCGCGGTGCCGCCGAAGGTGAAAGGCATGGGCACCTTTCCGGTGCGCGCGCTGGCGACGTTGCCGGGCTGA
- a CDS encoding LysR family transcriptional regulator, with protein sequence MKLDFTIDRLKRMAVFARVVELGSMSAAARELDMTPSAVSQQLRQLEAETGVVLLHRSTRKLTTTEVGQAYYEDCAAMLQAARAADGRLGDLRDEPRGELRIAVPIGFAAHLAQALAPLMHAHPALSLRVFADDRQIDLIAERIDLAIRIGRLADSNLVARRMAEWRHLLVAAPAYARVRGLPRTPAELARHETIILSVINRPEYVDLHRPGEPAQRVRVGGRIVSNNSRTVLQMMLQGLGIVRLPEPDALPLLADGRAVPVLPEWSLPSLGVYAVTAQRDSQPAKVRQAIAALQAYLNAHTPSSLAGA encoded by the coding sequence ATGAAGCTGGACTTCACGATAGATCGCCTAAAGCGCATGGCGGTATTCGCCCGGGTGGTCGAACTGGGCTCGATGAGCGCCGCCGCGCGCGAGCTGGACATGACCCCGTCGGCGGTCAGCCAGCAACTGCGCCAGCTCGAGGCCGAGACCGGAGTGGTGCTGTTGCACCGTTCCACCCGCAAGCTCACCACCACCGAGGTCGGCCAGGCCTACTACGAAGATTGCGCGGCCATGCTGCAGGCCGCCCGCGCCGCCGACGGCCGGCTCGGCGATCTGCGCGACGAGCCGCGCGGCGAACTGCGCATCGCGGTGCCGATCGGCTTCGCCGCGCACTTGGCGCAGGCGCTGGCGCCGTTGATGCACGCCCACCCGGCGCTGTCGCTGCGGGTGTTCGCCGACGATCGCCAGATCGACTTGATCGCCGAGCGCATCGATCTGGCGATCCGCATCGGCCGGCTCGCCGATTCCAATCTGGTCGCACGGCGCATGGCCGAATGGCGGCATCTGCTGGTCGCCGCGCCCGCGTACGCGCGCGTCCGCGGGCTGCCGCGTACGCCGGCGGAACTGGCCCGGCACGAGACGATCATCCTCAGCGTCATCAACCGGCCCGAGTATGTCGACCTGCACCGCCCCGGCGAGCCGGCGCAGCGAGTGCGGGTCGGCGGCCGCATCGTCAGCAACAATTCGCGCACGGTATTGCAGATGATGTTGCAGGGCCTGGGCATCGTCCGCCTGCCCGAACCCGACGCGCTGCCGCTGTTGGCCGACGGCCGCGCCGTGCCGGTATTGCCGGAGTGGTCGCTGCCGTCGCTGGGCGTGTACGCGGTCACCGCGCAACGCGATTCGCAGCCGGCCAAGGTGCGCCAGGCGATCGCCGCGCTGCAGGCTTACCTCAACGCGCACACGCCCTCGTCCCTGGCCGGTGCCTGA
- a CDS encoding NAD(P)-dependent oxidoreductase — translation MNIVLIGATGYVGRALLEEALQRGHRVTAVARDPSALPAHDGLTARAGIVDGGDPSALAGLVRGADAVIASLNVGGWSNPNLEADTVAGYAQIVAGTKQAGVPRLLVVGGAGSLEVAPGQELLDQPGFPEQWRGGAEAMRRVLRDLREERELDWSFLSPAAHLVPGERTGRFRLGGDQLLVDEQGESTISVQDYALAMIDELEQPAHSRRRFTVAY, via the coding sequence ATGAACATCGTCCTGATCGGCGCCACCGGCTATGTCGGCCGCGCCTTGCTCGAAGAAGCCCTGCAGCGCGGCCACCGGGTGACCGCGGTCGCCCGCGACCCGTCCGCGCTGCCGGCCCACGACGGCCTGACCGCGCGCGCCGGCATCGTCGACGGCGGCGACCCGTCCGCGCTTGCCGGGCTGGTCCGCGGCGCCGATGCGGTGATCGCTTCGCTCAACGTCGGCGGCTGGAGCAACCCGAACCTGGAAGCCGATACCGTCGCCGGCTACGCCCAGATCGTCGCCGGGACCAAGCAGGCCGGCGTGCCGCGCCTGCTGGTGGTCGGCGGCGCCGGCAGCCTGGAAGTCGCGCCGGGCCAGGAATTGCTCGACCAGCCCGGATTCCCCGAGCAGTGGCGCGGCGGCGCCGAAGCGATGCGCCGCGTGTTGCGCGACCTGCGCGAAGAGCGCGAACTGGATTGGAGTTTCCTGTCGCCGGCCGCGCATCTGGTGCCGGGCGAACGCACCGGCCGCTTCCGCCTCGGCGGCGATCAATTGCTGGTCGACGAACAGGGCGAAAGCACGATCTCGGTGCAGGACTACGCGCTGGCGATGATCGACGAACTGGAGCAGCCGGCGCACTCGCGGCGGCGGTTCACCGTGGCGTACTGA
- a CDS encoding DUF72 domain-containing protein, with protein sequence MNRKRSATAPADDLFAAPAPAKTAASADDFGPGPGAVDGIRVGIGGWTFAPWRNNFYPDKLVQRRELEYASRRLSSIEINGTFYSAQKPATYAKWAAETPAHFVFSLKAPGRITQSGALARAGSGARAFIDGGLSEFGARLGPILWQLAPSRRFDPDDLAPFLDALPRELDGRALKHVLEVRHPSFLDPAYLALARERRIATVFTDSDEYPSLADLTGDFVYARLMRSRAAVDTGYPDDELQAWTERARLWARGGDCVDLPHVGAAQAGTAPREVFVYFISAAKARNPAAAMRLIERIGT encoded by the coding sequence ATGAACCGCAAACGCTCCGCTACCGCCCCGGCCGACGATCTGTTCGCTGCGCCCGCTCCGGCCAAGACGGCCGCATCCGCCGACGACTTCGGCCCGGGACCGGGCGCCGTCGACGGCATCCGCGTCGGCATCGGCGGCTGGACCTTCGCCCCATGGCGCAACAACTTCTACCCGGACAAGCTGGTGCAGCGGCGCGAACTGGAATACGCCAGCCGCCGGCTCAGCAGCATCGAGATCAACGGCACCTTCTACAGCGCGCAGAAACCGGCGACCTACGCCAAATGGGCGGCGGAAACGCCGGCGCATTTCGTGTTCTCGCTCAAGGCGCCCGGGCGCATCACCCAGTCCGGCGCCCTCGCCCGCGCCGGCAGCGGCGCGCGCGCCTTCATCGACGGCGGGCTGAGCGAATTCGGCGCGCGCCTGGGGCCGATCTTGTGGCAGTTGGCGCCGAGCCGGCGGTTCGATCCCGACGATCTGGCGCCGTTCCTCGACGCGCTGCCGCGCGAGCTCGACGGCCGCGCGCTCAAGCACGTGCTGGAGGTGCGCCATCCCAGCTTCCTCGATCCGGCCTATCTGGCCCTGGCGCGCGAACGGCGCATCGCCACGGTGTTCACCGACTCCGACGAGTATCCCTCGCTGGCCGACCTCACCGGCGATTTCGTCTACGCACGGCTGATGCGCTCGCGCGCCGCCGTCGACACCGGCTACCCCGACGACGAGCTGCAGGCCTGGACCGAGCGCGCCCGCCTTTGGGCGCGCGGCGGCGACTGCGTCGACCTGCCCCACGTCGGCGCCGCGCAGGCCGGCACGGCCCCGCGCGAGGTCTTCGTCTACTTCATCAGCGCCGCCAAGGCGCGCAATCCGGCGGCGGCGATGCGGCTGATCGAGAGAATCGGGACGTGA
- a CDS encoding VOC family protein, which translates to MDPICGSTIIPSLRYRDAPAAIEWLCRAFGFEKHAVYADGDIVHHAQLTYGPGMIMLGSVVEDENNEWARRIVQPDEIGGRETQACSVIVADADEHYARARAAGARIVADIADQDFGGRAYICRDLEGRLWWFGTYNPWNP; encoded by the coding sequence ATGGACCCCATCTGCGGCAGCACCATCATTCCTTCGTTGCGCTACCGGGACGCGCCGGCCGCCATCGAATGGCTGTGCCGCGCCTTCGGTTTCGAGAAACACGCCGTCTATGCCGACGGCGACATCGTCCACCATGCCCAGCTGACCTACGGGCCGGGCATGATCATGCTCGGCTCGGTGGTCGAGGACGAAAACAACGAATGGGCCCGGCGCATCGTCCAACCCGATGAGATCGGCGGGCGCGAAACTCAGGCCTGTTCGGTCATCGTCGCCGATGCCGACGAGCACTATGCCCGCGCCCGCGCGGCCGGCGCCCGGATCGTGGCCGATATCGCCGATCAGGACTTCGGCGGACGCGCCTACATCTGCCGCGACCTCGAAGGCCGGCTATGGTGGTTCGGCACTTACAACCCCTGGAATCCATGA
- a CDS encoding GFA family protein yields the protein MTTYTGGCHCGKIAYTVEGEIEQAMDCNCSMCLKRGGLLWFVPRAAFELSTDPADLGTYRFNKNAIDHHFCASCGISPFSEGKMPDGSPMTAINVRCLDGIDLSRIKIVPINGREF from the coding sequence ATGACGACGTACACCGGCGGCTGCCATTGCGGCAAGATCGCCTACACGGTCGAAGGCGAGATCGAGCAGGCGATGGACTGCAATTGTTCGATGTGCCTCAAGCGCGGCGGCCTGCTCTGGTTCGTGCCGCGCGCGGCGTTCGAGCTGTCCACCGACCCGGCCGACCTGGGCACTTATCGCTTCAACAAGAACGCGATCGACCACCACTTCTGCGCGAGCTGCGGCATTTCGCCGTTCAGCGAAGGCAAGATGCCCGACGGTTCGCCGATGACGGCGATCAACGTGCGCTGCCTCGACGGGATCGACCTGAGCCGGATCAAGATCGTGCCGATCAACGGCCGCGAGTTCTGA